Genomic DNA from Podospora pseudoanserina strain CBS 124.78 chromosome 4, whole genome shotgun sequence:
TCGTCCTTCATCACATCATCGCCAGTCATAAATCATAACCAAGCCTCACCGTTGAGAGAAAAACCGGCcggaaccaccacctcaatcCCCATAACCCCCACATGCCCCCCACTAGCAtgaacatcatcatcatcccaactcccactcaccctcctcctagGCCACGTGGCCTTGAACGCCAGCGCCGGTTCCCAAAACATAAACTCTGTAATatcctccttcccaatcCCATACAtctccgccaacccccccctcgtcAAAACCCCCgactccaccaccagctcaaACACCTCCCGTGTCGGAAACAAGATGTCCAACGTGACCGAATACGGGCCCGCGTTCTTCGTCCTGAGCGTCTTGGCCAGCTTATACAACGGCACCGAAGACGGAAGCGCCGATTTCGGAAAACACGTCAATTCCGGCGCAACCAAAGAAGGCGGGAACAACGGCCGGGAAGACTTGAGCTTTTCAAGGGGGGAGATCTCTTTTGGGTGGGTCCCGCTGGGAataaaaaagggggttagCAACAGAAAAAGTGGAGATTTCAAAGTAAACGAAAGAGGGGACAAAAACATAACATACTTTGTTTGAATCTCCTCAGGGGCGAGCACCCTCCTGACAGTCTGCACAGAGATGGGGAATGGCGCCACGGGGTCGTCGATCTCCATGAGATGGTACATGCAAAACTGCGTCGCCGGCCCGACAGAGATGTCACACGGGGCGAGCGGCATGGCAAAGTTCCCTGCTGTGGCTACCTGCCCTGGGTAGGGGGCGTGGACAAAGTATACCTTTGCCAGGTTTGCCACAGCCTTGGCTTGCGCCGGTGTTTGTGCCAGGACTTTACCCAGCACACCAATCTCGGTGGGGAAGTGTGCTGGCTGAGGGGCGATGCCGGGTATGAGGGGTGTCTGGCCGTAGAATTTGAAGCTGAGGTCAAAGTCAAAGGTGTAGACTTGATGCAGGCGCTTCTTGATCATGGGCACCAACAAATCGTTGAGCTGGGACTGCATGATGGGGTCGCGGATGCCGccgatgaagatggcgaggtGACCAGTCACCTTGGCCGCTtcgagcttgatggtgtACTTTGTGTTGCTGACGCTTGGCTCCGGTGAGGACTGGTCGGGCGAAAAGGGGATGAATTTGGATCCGGTTACACGGATCGTCCGGCCGTCAGGGAGCTGTGTGTACGTCGAGTCGCGGACGTCAAGAATCCCGCCCGGTCCGGCAAGGAGGTCAGGCCGGGGCTTCTCATACATGGTGTGCGCCGCCACAGAAAGAGGTGTGCACTTGGCTACCGGATTCAGGGGCCGGATTTCAAAGCAATCCTGTCGAACAATAGCCAAAGCCTCGGCACTCTTTGGCGTCGCGCAGACAGCACCGCATTCCATGATTTTGCCCATGTGGTGAGCAAGACCAAGATCCGGGAAGCCATTGTGCACACAAAAGGCCGCGTAAGGCGCCGGATCATAGGATCGACctgcgatgatgatgtcgaagTCAGGATGGTCCCGCATGGCCTGTACCCAGGGCTCAAGGCCCATCTGGGCAACGATGACCACGGCATCGTCAATGTCCGAAGACAGGAGCTCCGGGACACCTCCACCGCACGGCGTGATTTCACCTCGGCCAAGACTAGCTCGTACCTCGGACTTGGTAATCTCGGAGTGAATGGTGACGATCTTCAGTTGGCGATACTTTTCCCTTTCGACAACCTCGTTGACGATGTCGACAAGAAGCTGCACGTGGGCATTTGTTCCGTCGCCTCCGGCAGAGCCTATGAGAAGATTGCTTAGTCATCATTTCTCCGCGAGCTAATGTCGGTGTGGACGCCCCCCAAGTACCTATCCGTCTGACATTCCAGCGCCCCCCGTACGACGCGGGCCGCACCAAGAGCGTGAAACAAACGATACGTACCGATAAGAACGGGGATGTGTTTGTTCGCGCTGGCGGTGACAAGAAGCTTGAGGTCCCGCTCATATGCCTCTCGCGAAGCAGACGTCAGTCCCAAGGCCAGGCGCGAGGGCCCACTGTCTGTAGAGCCActgtcgaggatgatggcgtcGACGCCGTTCTCTATCTCGGTCCAGTACAGGTGCTCGTCGAAGGAGTACCCCAGCATGCCAATTGGCGTGAGGATCCTGAGTTCGTCCTTTACCGCCATGTTCTggctttgttgatgatgtcgtttgGTATCGAaccagaggtggtggtggtggtggtggtggtggtgatgcttggcTGATATGGGAAAGAGATAATGGCCGTGCTCTACCAGGGTCTGATCGACAGGCagcggggggagggtggtacTGAGTCACACTGAATCAAATGGCGATCTTGGAATCTTTCGGCTGCCACTGTGCCACAAGACAAGACCTGTCGCGAGAGACTTTGCATGCATGATGAGTGTGTACGCgtcccaagcccaagcaCCCCCCTTTATAGATGGCGGCTGTCCCTCCCTATCCTGTTGGACGGTACCGATTAGCAAGAGTAAGTTGATAGACACAACATGACGGCAATTTGCATTAAGTGAGGGATGATCCCATAAAAACAAGGTGATGTTGCTTGGACAGGAGCCGGACGTTAAAAACTCACCCGAGGCTCCGTGTCTCTGATATCGTGTTTGCTCAATATATTTCGTCCCTCGTTGCAGGGTCCAACTCGACAAAATAGATGGTTTCCAGGCtggggagatgagggagaagacgaaCAGAGCGAGATACCGAGTATATGGTGTTTATGAGTAAGTGTAATAATAATAAGGTTATGCAAGTGCCGGAATCTGACTCGGTGTAGAGACAGTTCGGAATGTGTGTGAGAAATGCTGGACGCGCCTCGGACTTGCAGTCTGACGGCTTGTGCAGTTCTGTACAGTCAGCAGTAAAAATGGGTGACTAGGTGACATACAGCCAATGGATGCCGAAATATTAATGGGAAAGTGCTACCCAGAGTGCATGGGGAGGGGTCACAGTGCTGGATCCTCGGCCTTGGTAGGCGAGCCCGTCCCTAATATTTCGCGCGGCGGGTACCTAGCCAGCTACCTAGCGGAGCATAAAAAGTCCCCTGAATTGGTTGGCTGGGACACGGCTGGCGATCACACCTGACATGGAAACTTCAAGTTCATTGTTCCATcatatacctacctacctcttccccggccatcctcccccgcacACCATATGCACCTCTGGCCAACTTTGGGTCCTCGGAATGCCAACCATCCCTTTGAATCTGGCAGGTATCACAAGTTGTTCAtctcttcccatcccacGTCGTCAACGACTCCCCGCTCGTTtcatgttgaggttggcgcttcctgttgctgctgccacgcAAGCAACGTTCCTCACTTCCGCTTGAGGTCATCCCCAAGATAGGGAACCACGGGACCAGTAGGCACGACGGGCGGGCTAGGTGAAGTAAGTATGATTTCACTATCCCTTGCGTCTTTCTCCAACCCGGAGTATGTAGAACGTCACCCTCCCTTACCCCCCCGCGAATTACAACCGTATACTACTCGATGGCGACGCTGACGATATCTCCTAGGGATCATCATCCTGTCTTTGAGACATTCCTAGGTTCATCGCCGATCATTGTCTTGACTGTAGTTATATGCCTCGACCTCGGCACTTGAGCAGTCATAGTAGTATCTTGGCTAGAAGCAACTGAAGTGGCTCGAcaaacagcagcaagacaTGGCGCAATCGCCCGTGACCCCCGTCGGCTCAAGTCTAGGACTTGGGGACGATAAAAGCTTTTCAAAGGCCGGAGTCTCAAGCGATCCAGGCGATGGCGAGGCCAGCGACCGTCTTGACGTTGACGCCAGCCATAGCGAGGATGGCGACCACTCTAACGGACTGTATGCCCATCGCGAGATGTCCTTGACCGCAGAGGAAAGGAAAGCCGAAAAGAGGTTCCTTCTCAAGATTGACTTTATTATCTTACCTTTAATTGCATCTATTTACTTTCTCGCTGCACTGGTAAGTCGCCCGGCCATCCTTCCGTTTTTCGCTCTCCCCAAAGCTAACGTCGTTGTCAGGACCGAAGCGATGTTGGCAATGCGGCCGTGGCCGGCATGACAGCCGATCTGAACTTGACCGCCGCAGAGCTCAGTTTCTGCGTGGCCTTCTTCTACATTGGTTTCTTGGCCTTCCAGCTTCCCGGCTCCATCATGGTCAGGCTGTTGACGCCCCCTATCCAACTGGGCACTGCATTGGTCATCTGGGGCGgtgccaccgccatcatgacAGAAGCAAACACCTGGCAAACCATCGCCGGTCTCCGCATAGTAGTCGGTTGCTTCGAAGCATTCATCCAAGGCGCCCCGTTGTACCTTACTTTTTGGTACAAGCCCCACGAGCTCGCCACCCGCGGCGCAATCTTCATGTCCATGACGAGCCTGGCCGGGAGCATGAATGGCTTGATAGCGTATTCCATTCAGACGACCATGGAGGGTGCCCACGGTCGGAGGGCCTGGCGGTGGATTTTCCTTATCGAGGGTGTGGCGtctgttgggtttggggtaCTCATCTTTTTCATCCTGCCCAACACGCcggagaaggtgaagaggtggtttaccgaggaggagaagaagattgcgctgaggaggacgaaggaGGCGTATAATATCCCGAACACGAAGATTAGTTTGGGGCAGCTGAAGGCGACGGTTAGGGATCCGAAGACGTGGTTTTATTGTGAGTTTTCCTGATGATTAACAGGAGGAAGACTACTGACTAAAGCACAGGTgtcatcaacctcgccgcTGCCATCAGTCAAGCAGCATGGGGCCAGTTCTTGCCTGTGCTGCTCAACCTCAACGGGTACGCCCCCAACGAAGCCCAAATCATGTCCATTCCTGTCTATGTCTGCGCGGGAGTGTCGGCGATTGCGTGCGGGTACCTTTCCGATCGCTTCCGCATGAGAGGCATCTTTGTTATCGTCGGGCTACTCGTTGCCGCGGCAGGATGGCTTGTTCTCATCCTCAGCAAGAACCAACAGCTCTCCTACGCGGGCACATACTTTGTCGGCATTGGGTCGTCACCATGTGTGATTGTTATGTTGGCATGGATGAATAACAATGTCCTGGGCTACACGAAGAAgtacaaccccccccccgcaaccccctttttcgGAGACAGTCACTAACATGAACAACAGAGCGGGAACACTAGCCATAGTCAACATGATCGGCCACCTAGGCGCCATCGGCGTTTCtttctccttcaacaacaagcctGATTACTACCTTGGGAAGTCACTGGCCATGGGATCAGCGCTCATTGCGACCTGCACGACTATTCTGTTCTTCTTTTACCTGGATCGACAAAACGCGCGGAAGCTGGCGAATAAGGACACGGTGGAGGCGCGGATGCTGAGGcagaagacggtggaggaggtgtttgatggaCATCCGGATTTCATGTATTCGAAGTAGACTGACTGCATTGGGTGGTATGGCAGGTAGGGGGGTAACTCGGGCgtttatttttttggtgtAGCATTTTGGATTTTTTCTTTAATTGGGTGGGGTGAAATAAGAAAATTAAGTCTTTACCATTGCATTGGGAGTATATCACAGACAGTGATGAGACCTTTGGGTGTGTGAAATGTCTTGGAATGGGTGTGCTCGGTGAAGAAAATTGACTGATGAGTGTGCAAATGGTTTATGCATGGCACAACTTACAACTAGGTTGCTTAATTGGATTGGTTTACGAAGAGACATTGACCCCTCCCGATTAGGAAGGTGAAAGTACACCTGGCGATGGGTGAGGTGGAAAACGGCGTCAGCAGGTCTGTGACTCGGTTGGGGtttttgaggttgggggtgctggttggggaggatctTTGGGATCTGCAGTACACTGGATTGGATATGTTTTTCAACTGCAAAGATCCTGGATTGATTTGATAGGGGTGAGTAAGCGGGTATTCCCCGAAAGGACGAGGTGAGGTAATGAGTTCCAGGAGATTGGTCGAGACTGATAAGCCTGGCAAGGCTTTGCTGACCTCGAGGCGTGGCGCAGCTGGTACTTATAACAGGGTTTGGCTAGTTGCTGAGAAGACTCGTACAAATCGTATAGAAGGTTTCCGGTGAATGTAGACCAACGCGTCACTGTAGACAAGGCATTGTCGGGAAACACAGCCGAGTGCAACAGAGTGGAGTCTGTGGTGATCATCGCAGGTATGGTGCTATATACATGTACTATATAAGAAAGACTGGCTTCCATTTATTGACCGAATTGACCATTGAGTTTGGGCGTGTAGCTGGTTCGGCCCCTGTTTGAAAAATTGCTTTGCACCAAGGCTTTGTTCCCATCATACTGTCTTGTTCGGCGTCAGAAGCCCATCATGAGATCCTGTTCTCCCTCTTTGAGAGGGCTGGCAGTCTGTTCAGTGGTCTTGTCAATTTCCCTAGCGTCAGCGAAACCTCTCTCATTCCGATCTCGCAACGACACCACAACCGCTGTAAAAAAAATCAGTTGGGCACCATGCAATTTCAACGTTTCAGGCGACCCTCTTGCAGACCAAATCGACTGCGGGAGTCTGGTTGTACCGCTCGATTACACCGACCCAACTTCCAATGAGACCCTCACGTTGTCTCTGCTGAGAAGCAAAGCCGTCTCCCCTAGCGCCACAGGAAACAAGAAGAGTATGCTCTTCAACTTTGGCGGGCCAGGCTACCCGGCAAGAACTACCCTGGCAGAAAATGCCGTTACTCTGCACAAGTAAGTTTGGCTTcgcttgatggtgagggatgtGCATGCTGACAAGACAACAGCATGACTGGGGGAGAATATGACCTCGTCGCCTTCGATCCACGGTACTTACCATCTTCCCCATACTTTTTGCTATCAACCCACATCCTAACCAGAGTAACAGCGGCACGgccgacaccatcaccttcaGATGCTATGCCAATCAGACCGAGCGCCTCGTAGCAACcgcttccctccccatcctcgacctCACCCCCGGCGCCAGCGCCCCCAACGCCTTCGCCGAAAACTACGCCAACGCCGTCGCCCTCTCCCAACGCTGCGCCGCCTACAACCTCGACCCAGCCCTCCAAAAGAACGCCAACGTTCTCACCACCGGAATGGTAGCCCGCGATCTAATGGCTGTAGTCGACTCCCTCCACACCttcgaagaagaagacggtctCCTCCACTACTGGGGCATCTCCTAcggctccctcctcggcgccaCCGTCGCCGCACTCTTCCCAGACAGAATGGAacgcctcatcctcgacggAATAGTCAACGCAGAGAATTACTACCACCACTTCGGCATCGACATCGACCAACTCCTCTCTTCCGACGACGCCTTCCGGGGTGTGCTATCCGACTGCCTCAAAATCGGCACCTCCCGCTGTGCCCTAGCCGACATCAACTCCACCGCTCCCGAGCTAGAAGCCACGCTCCTCGCCATGGTCGACCGTTACCAATCCAACCCTGTCGCCGCGGCCGGCAAGGTAATCAACGGGAAATTCGTCAAAGAAATCCTCATAGTCATCATCAAATACCCCACTGGCATCGTCCCCCTAGCCACAGTCTACATCCGCTCCCTCCTCGAAGGCAAAAACCTCGACGGGGTGGTGGCCTTCCACACGGCGCTCTACAACGCCGTCAGCATGGGTGACAATGACGCCTTGACGGGAATAGCCTGCTCAGACAAGGTCATCCGCGCCACTGGGCCCACGGATCAGAAGTTGATAGATGACACGAATCACATGTTCAACTCGACAAAGATATTTGGCGGGTTGCTAGCCGGGATCGCCAGCCAGTGCGCCGAGTGGCCTcatgaggggagggggaagtaCACGGAGCACTGGTTTGATGAGGAAGGACGGCCAAGGGTGATTAAGACGAGGAAGCCGATTTTGTTTGTCGGGAATCGGTATGATCCTGTGACGCCGGTCAAGTCGGCGGTGGCCATGTCAAGCGTTTTTGAGGGGAGCCGGGTGTTGGAACGGGATGCGTTTGGGCATGCGTCGATAGCGCAGTGGTCAGATTGCACGGCCGAGGTGTTTAGGGGgtattttggggaggagatggttcTGCCtgaggacaagaaggtttgtgaggttgatgttggggtgtTTGACGTTGGGGTGTTTCCTGGGTAAAGCTTCAGTACGTAGGTACCTAGCTCAACCATACATGAAAGCCTTGAAAGGCTCCTCTTCAAGCCCCGAGTCCCCTCGCTGGTCTTGTCAAATGTCGAGAGATTGTCCAACCATGCTGACCGCCGTCTCATCGGCAAGACAGTACACGCCAAGCAACCACGTGGTTGAGAGACTTTGCTATTTTGAGAGAAGTTGAAGAGTCACCAGCCTTCAGAATAAGTTCAGTCTAGAATATCGCCAAGCCTGCTTGTTGCGCAGCGCACGGTGCAGAAGGCGCCACGCGCGGGCTGTGCCCTGAAAGCGCTGGTCGCGTCCAACTTTCTGGGCACATTTGCCATTGCACTTCATGTTGCATCAACCAGTCAAGCTCAATGCAGGACTCGTTGTTTTCTTCCGGTACTGGCTGGCATCTTGTCCCTGACGACAGATTCATCTATCTGCGACAATATCCACCCATCTACACTGCGCGACGCGTGTGGAATCGAAATATcctcacctccaacctcgcgACTTTCTTTCAACTCCATCTCCAGCCACCTCTGAACTTTGAACATTCAGCTGCCCCGCACCCTGCAATGAGAAGCATTCCCTGAAGCTTTCACCATTTTTGAGTCAGTCATTCTCGCCATGTCGGTTCGTTGATGTCGAGATCGCGGTCGGCAGTTGTGGTTGCACCAATGCATATGCGTGGCAGTCAGTCTGCATGCATCAAGTCCCGAGCGAGCCGAGCAGTCAGGAGTCAGGCTGATATAGCAGAATTGACTGCAGAACCGTGAGAACCTGTCGCTGATATTGGTTTGAAGCTTGCAGATGCTTTTCTTGATGCCTTCACACGTCAAAGAACTCGTTTCAACCCTCTCATTGGACCGCCCGGGGTTCCGTTGATGGTTGCAGGCGCTCTGAAATCTGCCTTGTTGCCCCTGCCAAGACATCTTCGGCTTTTGGCCCGCGACCCTTCAGGAACCGGTCAGGACGACTTGCCAACTCCTTCAGACCTCTTTAAGCCTGCAAACTTGCAAACATGCTCGTTTTCCCAGCCGAACCTCAGGATCAGGTGCTGGGAATCCGGTCAACATTGCGAACAACTCTTCAACCACAAGATGGCCATGCCCAGCTTGGCTCATTGAAGTTGCATCCCCACATGTTTGAGGCTCTTCAGTGGATGGCAGACGTTAGCCCAGTTCATCCCGTGCAACCTGCCAGCGTGTCGTTCGGTTTCATGTTGAGCCTGCTGGGTTCCTGGGTTGCAGCAGGTATTGGAAGGTTGTCCTTGGAAGACGCATAAAGGTGTGGTGGGGCAGCCGTTTTGTTTCCCCTTTTTGATGTCAACCTGCGCCTCACTTCCCCTTTTTGCAGCCCAAAAGAAGACTTGCATGAATGTTTCTGGTCTGCCaatcctgctgctgctcatcatGGTCTTGTCATCCTGCTTCGAGAGCCAGAGCTTGGGCTCGATTGAGGTCATCGATGCGGCCCGTCTGATCTCATCAGCCCTGTTTTCTGCATATATATCTCAGGGATCTCTGCTAAGATATCGCGGAGAGATACGCAATGCTCTACATTTGTCCAGGTCAGCCAGTTTGTGCAAACTACCGACCTTTCTACCTGGAACGCTGGAATAAAAGCTCGGATTATACCCGGACGCCACGTACCAAAACTGGCGAGATATCTGCCGAGGGGGGCTGATGAGGGGACTGGAATGACGGAACATTTTTTGCTTGTTTCATGCCCTTTGCCAAGTTCACAGTGAGGCTCCAATCAGCATTGCCCTCTCAGTTTGGCAGCTCGATGGATTCAGATGTGGACTGATCCAGACCTTTGCATCTCCACTTGGACGCGATCATGTCAGGGGTGCGCAGCCCGCACCCACAGCTCCGGTCGACAGCCATGCATGCCGATGGCGCCTggagatgggagggtggaaaCGTGGCGGGCAATATAGATGCATTTATATCTGCTCTATTTTCCCGTGCTCTTCAATTTCCTGGTCAGGTTCTCTGCCTTGGTTGCTTGAAGCTCCCGCCTTTCTTTTCGTCTGTTGCTGATATCAGAGGTTCTTGTCTTTGATCATCACTGTCCTTCTTTCGCTTTTTCCCGGTTTTCGAGAAACCACAGGCCATtcatttttatttatttattgATATAGCTCCTTCCCGAGTTAtcatcatttttttttttttgtttttttttttatacctCTCGTCCGCTCTTTCCCTAAGACCACAGCAGTACCGCACCTGTGTCTTGACACTCACTCTTTTTTCTgagccacaaccaccacagcagtCTTGTGTGCTGTGTACGTCTTATACCCAGTATCTTTTATCACCCTCTTTTCGGGGGCCCACCGTCATCATGCGTTTCGACACCATCGCGttcgcctccctcttttccacccTCGCCTCGGCCGGTGCAGTCCCCAACTACCCCGGCCTCAAAACACTGTGGTCGGATGACTTTGCCGGTGCTCCGGGTCAAatgcccaacagcaacctctggaacatcatcaccaagtttgttttcttccccgtacccttttctttcccatGGTTACtaaccccccaacctcagcctcaaaaccaacaacgacGTCCAAGAatacaccacctccaacaccaacctccagCTCTCGGGCGGCGGCACCGTCCAAATCATTCCCCGCCTCAACCGCCAAACCAACAGCTGGACCTCTGCCCGCATCGAGACAAAAGCAgtcttcaccccctcccccgggAAGGTCACCACCTTTGAAGGCAGCATCCGCTTCGGCGACCACCCGGTCCACATGAAGCAGGGGATCTGGCCCGCGTTTTGGATGCTGGGCAAGTCGATCCACCAGGGCACGCCCTGGCCGCAGTGCGGGGAGCTCGACATTATGGAGACGATCAACGGCGTGCCGACGGCGTATGGGACTGTGCACTGCGGGAGTGTTCCGGGGGGCCCGTGCAACGAGCCGGTGGGGAGGCACGGGACGATGGGGATCAGCCCGACGGGGTGGCACACTTATCGGATAAGGGTTGATAGGGCGAGGGCTGGGGCGGGGGGCaggtgggaggatgaggagattgtttgggaggtggatgggagggtgtTCCATacgttgagggggggggaggtgggggatcaGGGGGTCTGGGGGACGCTGGCGCATAGTCCGATGTTTTTGATTTTGAATGTGGCTGTTGGAGGGGActggtgagttttttttttgttttgacTGATGATGAAGTCTGGATGGATGTTAACAAAGTGGAAATAGGCCCGGTGCGCCCAATGCGCTGACTGCGGACAGCTATGGCAgtatgatggaggtggagtACGTCGCTGTGTACTCGTCGTAGATTTGTTTGGGACAGGGGCTCTTTCTCTGCCGGTAAAAGGCTAGAAAGTTTGTGTCAGAATATGGATGGACGATGGATGTCACTCTCGTTAATGATGCACGGCGTTTTTGGAGGAATGATACCATGGAAGGTTGGATACACAGACAAAAGGCTTCTCTTCTTGAGTTGTACATATTGCTTGTTCCTCGGCCTGAGGCTAGATTTAGTGTTGGAAAGTGTCTTTACCCAGCGAATTCGAGCGGTAAAATCTGTTGAGGGATGACACCCCAAGACTTGGCTGAGCCTCCATGGCCTTGTGCTCCTTTGTTCTCTAATAATGATGCTCGGTTTGGGAGCTTTAGTTTCTTCAATAAGTTGCTCGGCCCCGATCGAAACGCATGCGAGTTTCAATTCGAACTTGGGTGATCAACATTCGCAGAGAAAACATAATGTGTTTTCATATTTCCCATCAACTGcattaaaaaaaaactttattcTCTCACCAATGACACTATCGAgtgttgtgtggtggtgcaaATGTGGAGACAAAGAAGAGTGAGATTGCAAAAAATGTCAAAAGACATCCGACGTGGGCCTGATTCGAACAGACGCTCCCGAAGGAACAAGATTTCTAGTCTTGCGCATTAGACCACTCTGCCACCACGCCTTAATGTGCTAGCCTAGCTAGAATTTGTGAATATGACTACCCCTCCTACCGGTCAAACGAATGCGTAGGGTCTTTGTTTTGCACTCAAAATGTGAGAAATGTATGAAGAAGGATCATGGTGGTGAAAGGCCTGGCGGTGATGCTCCGTTGTTCGCCCCGCCAAAGGTTTCGCCGCATCTTCTTTGTAAGAAGGTACCTACCGTAGTAAGGATGTGCCATGTTCCCAGCAAGAAGAATAGTCAACGGCGCACGAAGCAGGCGTAGTAAATACGTGTTGCCTCACCTTTTGGGAGTGGTGTGCATACCTATCTCCCGTGCCGCCGCTCTCATGATGACGGGGTGTGAGGTTGCAGACATGGCCTGGGGACAAATGAAAGCAAAACATGAGAAACCGATGAGCCATCAAGGATGCAGGACGAACTCCAGGTGTGGGACTATCATTTCAACGTCAATGACAGCAGATAAGGGCACCACCCTACCTCCGTCTTGTTTTGCCCATGTTTACCAAGGTCGGTGTTCCGGCCACAGGCATCGTACCTATATCTTCCGGATTGAATGTTGGAATATCGGAAAGGGGTACAGTAAACTCCACAGTGCCGATTGTCGGCTTATTCGATTTTCCCTGCGAATCTGATAACCATATCTGCACTTTTATCTGGTCTATCTCTCTGTGTTTTATTTTCGGCACTCGGGTCTCGGCAGGAGACCGGGAGATGTTTGGAATCAGGTAATTCTTTCCGAGATGCTATCATTTCGTTGATGATCCGGGCTGGTATTATTCCAAGCCACAGATCGCCTTGAGATCTTGCACGCTAATAGAGGATGACAATGATCAACCGAGGGTGAAGAATATTGTTGTTCACACCCCTTCGTAGGACTTTTTGAAAGCCACATATGAAGAGAAGAATTTtaaacaaagaaaagaacaaaccCACCCCAGGTTCGGATGCCAAGCCTCCTGTCAACAAAGCCTTAAATTGTGTGCCTCGGAGATGGGAGAAGAGTTACACAAACACCTCATGTAGCCGGTGCCATCATCTACGAAACTTGCAactcccctcttcttcccgttCC
This window encodes:
- a CDS encoding hypothetical protein (EggNog:ENOG503NYPQ; COG:S), whose translation is MAVKDELRILTPIGMLGYSFDEHLYWTEIENGVDAIILDSGSTDSGPSRLALGLTSASREAYERDLKLLVTASANKHIPVLIGSAGGDGTNAHVQLLVDIVNEVVEREKYRQLKIVTIHSEITKSEVRASLGRGEITPCGGGVPELLSSDIDDAVVIVAQMGLEPWVQAMRDHPDFDIIIAGRSYDPAPYAAFCVHNGFPDLGLAHHMGKIMECGAVCATPKSAEALAIVRQDCFEIRPLNPVAKCTPLSVAAHTMYEKPRPDLLAGPGGILDVRDSTYTQLPDGRTIRVTGSKFIPFSPDQSSPEPSVSNTKYTIKLEAAKVTGHLAIFIGGIRDPIMQSQLNDLLVPMIKKRLHQVYTFDFDLSFKFYGQTPLIPGIAPQPAHFPTEIGVLGKVLAQTPAQAKAVANLAKVYFVHAPYPGQVATAGNFAMPLAPCDISVGPATQFCMYHLMEIDDPVAPFPISVQTVRRVLAPEEIQTNGTHPKEISPLEKLKSSRPLFPPSLVAPELTCFPKSALPSSVPLYKLAKTLRTKNAGPYSVTLDILFPTREVFELVVESGVLTRGGLAEMYGIGKEDITEFMFWEPALAFKATWPRRRVSGSWDDDDVHASGGHVGVMGIEVVVPAGFSLNGEAWL
- a CDS encoding hypothetical protein (COG:G; EggNog:ENOG503NU7U) — translated: MAQSPVTPVGSSLGLGDDKSFSKAGVSSDPGDGEASDRLDVDASHSEDGDHSNGLYAHREMSLTAEERKAEKRFLLKIDFIILPLIASIYFLAALDRSDVGNAAVAGMTADLNLTAAELSFCVAFFYIGFLAFQLPGSIMVRLLTPPIQLGTALVIWGGATAIMTEANTWQTIAGLRIVVGCFEAFIQGAPLYLTFWYKPHELATRGAIFMSMTSLAGSMNGLIAYSIQTTMEGAHGRRAWRWIFLIEGVASVGFGVLIFFILPNTPEKVKRWFTEEEKKIALRRTKEAYNIPNTKISLGQLKATVRDPKTWFYCVINLAAAISQAAWGQFLPVLLNLNGYAPNEAQIMSIPVYVCAGVSAIACGYLSDRFRMRGIFVIVGLLVAAAGWLVLILSKNQQLSYAGTYFVGIGSSPCVIVMLAWMNNNVLGYTKKAGTLAIVNMIGHLGAIGVSFSFNNKPDYYLGKSLAMGSALIATCTTILFFFYLDRQNARKLANKDTVEARMLRQKTVEEVFDGHPDFMYSK
- a CDS encoding hypothetical protein (EggNog:ENOG503NYV8; MEROPS:MER0000440; COG:S); translation: MRSCSPSLRGLAVCSVVLSISLASAKPLSFRSRNDTTTAVKKISWAPCNFNVSGDPLADQIDCGSLVVPLDYTDPTSNETLTLSLLRSKAVSPSATGNKKSMLFNFGGPGYPARTTLAENAVTLHNMTGGEYDLVAFDPRGTADTITFRCYANQTERLVATASLPILDLTPGASAPNAFAENYANAVALSQRCAAYNLDPALQKNANVLTTGMVARDLMAVVDSLHTFEEEDGLLHYWGISYGSLLGATVAALFPDRMERLILDGIVNAENYYHHFGIDIDQLLSSDDAFRGVLSDCLKIGTSRCALADINSTAPELEATLLAMVDRYQSNPVAAAGKVINGKFVKEILIVIIKYPTGIVPLATVYIRSLLEGKNLDGVVAFHTALYNAVSMGDNDALTGIACSDKVIRATGPTDQKLIDDTNHMFNSTKIFGGLLAGIASQCAEWPHEGRGKYTEHWFDEEGRPRVIKTRKPILFVGNRYDPVTPVKSAVAMSSVFEGSRVLERDAFGHASIAQWSDCTAEVFRGYFGEEMVLPEDKKVCEVDVGVFDVGVFPG
- a CDS encoding hypothetical protein (EggNog:ENOG503P19Z; CAZy:GH16; COG:G); translated protein: MRFDTIAFASLFSTLASAGAVPNYPGLKTLWSDDFAGAPGQMPNSNLWNIITNLKTNNDVQEYTTSNTNLQLSGGGTVQIIPRLNRQTNSWTSARIETKAVFTPSPGKVTTFEGSIRFGDHPVHMKQGIWPAFWMLGKSIHQGTPWPQCGELDIMETINGVPTAYGTVHCGSVPGGPCNEPVGRHGTMGISPTGWHTYRIRVDRARAGAGGRWEDEEIVWEVDGRVFHTLRGGEVGDQGVWGTLAHSPMFLILNVAVGGDWPGAPNALTADSYGSMMEVEYVAVYSS